The DNA region TCGGTGAACTCTGTGCCGTCGTGCTCGGTGACGTGGACTCGCATCGGACCGCGGGCGGCGGTGATGTCGTCCACCACCTGCTGGATACCGCTGCGATCGAGGTCAGCGGTGTCGCCGTACGGCTGACCATCGAGGGTGATGGTGATCTGCCCTTCGTCGCCGATGGTGACGTCGAGGAGGGGAAGGGCGACGGGGACGTGAACGTCGGTGGCGCTCATAGGTTGACCAGGTCGGGTGCCGCGACTTCGGCTGTTCGCGAGGCGACCTGGCCCGTGCGGGGAGACTCGCGGTGGAGTCCGGGTGGGTCGCCGCCACCGGCTTGGAGAGTGTCGAGGCCGTCAAGGATCTGCACCGCAGTCGACCGGACTCGCTCAGCGGTGGCTTGGACGACCTCGGTGGGGGCCTTGTCGGGAACGCTGTGAGCCCAGGCCGAGACGTAGGGGACGGTGTAGTCGGTGGTGTCCATGCCGTGCGCCGCGCCGACCATGAGGGCAACACTCTCTGCCTCAACCTCCGCGATGCCGCGATGCAGACGTCCATCGCCGAGGTCGTTGCCGCTGCCGTTGTCGTCGCTGGTTGCTGCGTTGGCGGGGTCGTGCATCAGGGCGTGGGCAAGTTCGTGCGCGAGGGTCTTGGCCTGAGCGGCTGGATCCATGTCGGTGCGGACAGAGACCACACGCTGGGCGTGGTCGGTGAGCCCGTTGGCACCACCGATCGCCCGCGCGTCGGAGACGCGGTGCAGCTGGAACCCGGCCGTCGAGATCTGCGCCGCCAGCCCGTCGATCAGGCAGTCGGGGGCGGCGCCGCTCAGCACGCGGGGTAGCGGTCGCTTCGGGATCGGCTCACCGGATGTCTGCGAGACGTCCCACACGTACGCCGGCCGCAGCCCGACCAGCCTCGACCTGACAGTCTCACCCGGGCCCGGTCGCTCACCCCGACTGAGCCGACGCCACGAGCCCTTGATGCCTGGCTGGACCGACGCGTACCGGGCGGTGACCGGGGCGAGGATCTGGTAGCCAGACTGCCCCTTGTCCACGCTCCGGCCGAGGGTCTTCCACTGCCTGAACCCGGCGACGTACGACGGTACGGGGTCAGGCACTCGGCCGGCTTCGTAGGCGGCCGCGTGCTGGACGTAGATCAGCAGCGTGTTGTTGAACGACCGACTGCGAAACCGTGCCGCGAACTCGAGGGCGCGCCTCCAGTCCTCGCCGCCTACGAGGTCTGTGACAGCAGCGGCAAGCCGCTCCTGCAGCGCGTCCAACTTTGCTGCCCGGTCGGTCGGCGTGGTGTGCGGATTGCGCATGCGACTTCGCCTCCTCCATCGCCACGAAGGTGCGCCAGCACGCCCAGTGCTCTACGGGTGCGACCGGGTTGTCTGGGATCGAGTCCCGTCCTCGGGCGTTCGGCTGCGCAAGGATGGCGACCGGTTGCAGGATGCGGTGAGCAGATCGAGCGAGGAACTGGGGGCGGAACGTGCAGCGCAGGCGTACACGGATGGCATTGATGAGCGGGGTGGCTTTGGTGATGGCGGCTATCGCCCCGTGGGCGGCCGCGTCGGCTGCGCCGAACTCGCACCAGGTAGCCCGTGCCGCGGCCGGTGAGCTGGTCTTGGCCGAGCGGTCTGCGCCGCCGCTCGCGGCACGGGTGCTGACCGTGTCCAGGCCGGTTCTGCGGTCGACCGGCCACGTTGAGGAGGGTGATCGGTTCACCGTCACGGCCACGATCGCCGTGCCCAAACGAGCTCGCCGGGTCGTGCTGCAGAAGTGGTACGTGCCGACCTACTACGGCACACCGAGTTGGCAGACGGTGAAGACCCTCAAAGTCCGCGGTCATCGCAAGATCAACTTCAACCGGACCGCCATCGAGGAGAACCGCGAGCGCTACCGCCTCCTCGTCAACTATCGGGGCTTCAAGAAGCCGGTAGCGTCCCGCGCCATCGGAGTCACGGTGTGGCGGTGGATTCCGCTCTCGGAGTACGCCCCCTACTACGAGGTCGGCGGAGCGATCTTCGGCACAGCCAGTGTCAACGGTCGCGTCTACGAGGGATGGGGCGCCGCCTACTCCTCCCACACGGGAAGCTGGGAGGGCCGCTTCACCCCGGGGCGGCACTGCAAGTCCTTCAAGGCAGTCCTGGGCGTCGCCGACATCTCGGCCGATGACTCATCGGCGACGATCGCCTTCACCACCGACGACGCACCCATCTACACCTCTCCGTCCCTCACGCCCGGGAAGAGCCTGCCAATCATCCTCAAGCTCAAGAAGCCCTACCGGTTCGGCATCCAACTCCGCGACACCACCCCTGGAGGAACCACCGGACGAGACGCGACCGAGTCCTGGCCCTTCCTCGCTGACCCGGCATTCCTCTGCACCGGGACATGACGGCCGCGTCGTCTGGCTGAAATTGACGACCCCAGCGACGGCTTGGGGCGCCGCAGTCCAGGCGAGCGCATCTATCGCGGCGCATTGACGCACTTGATTGCTCCACGAGGGAAACAGGTCGCAGCGCGCGGTGCCGGCCGGTACCGCCTACACGTCTTGGGTCTCGAGGAGGTCGCCCGGCGTGCACGACAGTGCATCGCACACAGCCGTAAGGGTTGAGAACCTGATCGCGCGGGCGCGGTTGTTCTTCAGCACACTCAGGTTGGCGACGGTCACTCCGGTCGCCTCGGCGAGTGCAGCGAGAGTCATCCCGCGATCTGCAAGGAGCTCACCAAGGTTGCATGTGATCCGGTGGTGATCGGTCGCCGGCATCAGATGAGACCGTCCGCATCCTCAGCCAGACGTCGCCCGGCACCGAAAGCGGCAGCGAACACACTGAGCAGCGCGGCGACCAGCCACCACGCCGAGGTGTCGAACAGGTGCCGTGCGGCGTAGGCAAGGAACCCCTCACCGTGTCGGCCGACCTCGGCGAGCAGGGCGGTATCGGCCCACGCGGACAACAGGGCGTGTCCGATGACGCCAACGACAACGACGTACGACGCCCACCGAAGTCGACGGGGCGCGTGGCTCTCGAACGGCATACCGCGTTGGATGTCGACGACGACCACGAGCAGCAACCATCCAGTGACGAGCGTGACTGTCCCGAGCAGGACGTCCGGGGCAGCATTGATCAGCAGCAGCGACTCGCTCGCGTCCACGACTCCGACGTCACGGCTCCGGTTGGCGATCTCGCGGAACACCGGATCGGAAGACATGACAGAAGCAACGACGCTGACGATCAGGAGCGCGCCGCTCAGGACGCTCACACCCAGCAATACGCGGGCGAAGAAGAAGCCAGGCGGCCGGCGAACGGAAAGGTGCACCCAGGAACCATATCGATCATCGATCGCATCGACTGTCGATACCTCCGATGACACGGGTCGAGCGCGACAACGACGCAGCTCTCAACCGAGCGTCCATGGTTGGCGTGTCGCTAGCCCGTGCACAGCCGCGACCCCGGGCGGGGACCGTGTAACACGTTGGGTGCATCCCGTCCGTAATCCCCCAGGCCCGCACGCGGCCGTATGCCGCGGTCGGCCGGACTGCGCTCGGATGCGCAGTCAGTGCGCTTCTGGCGGTGCTGGCCTGGTACCCGACCTACGGCAGTTTGGACGTGGCAGCGCAGTCCAGGCTCGAGTGGATCGGGCCGGCAATGATCGCCGTCGCAGCCGGCGGCACGGTCGCCTCTCTGTTGATGCTCTGGGTTGCCAATGCAAACCAAGGTGACCTCACGATCGCCGTGGACCAGCATCTCGAGCAGATGGACCAGAGGCCATTCGTCGCCTCGCAGTCGCTCGCCTCCTGACCGCCCGCTGGCGAGGTCCGGCCCGGCATCGATGTCGCGTTCCCGCGCAACCGTCGTTGAGGGTGATGCCGATGGCTCACTCATCGGCTCGTGACGCGTGTAGCGCACGGAAGTTGCGGACGGGCGCATCCGATGCACGCCCGTATCTCGGCGTGAGCGGGCGTCACAGCAAAGCCAGGCGCCACCGCCTGCTCAACCGGTCACTAACCGAAAACGACGAGGACCGCGCTGACCGCGATGAAAGCGGAGGCAGCGATCATCAACGCTCGACCGCGCGAGGTGAGGCGGATCGGTTGTGGCCGCTCCCTTGCGGTTCGCTCGCGACGGTCTCGGTCGCGGAAGCTGTCGATCTGTGCGATCAAGAAAAGGACGAGACCCGCCGATAGCATCAGAGGACTGAGCGACTTCGCATCATCCGGCCACATGGGCACACCCTAGGAGGGCGAGCCCGGTATACGTCGGTCATCGCGGCGACCGAGTTGGTCGAGAGGTCCGTCCAGAGGTCAGTTCGTGCCCGCGCCGAGGCCGTCGTGTCTGATGGGGGTCTCCCGCACCCGACGCCAGATAGCCCTGGTCGTTGCGCCGCGTACGTGTCGTTCTTCACCGATATAACAGTTGACTCAGGAAGGTTCGTCTGAATCGCGATAGGATCCGACGATGGAACAGAGCCGGCGCCAACTCGTCAGGGTGTTCTCCGAGAGTGGCAGCTTTCCGCTCTGGGTGCGCGGAGGTTATCTCGGCGAAGAGGGGGCCCGAGATAAACTCGGCATATCCGATGAGTTGATCTCGGCGCTTGAACAATGGGGCCTCGAGGATAGCTTTGTCATCGAGCCGGAAGGACACCGGGAGGCCGGTTTAGAGCTTACTGCCCGGCTCCAGCGCGAGTTGGGCGACGAGTACGAAGTGGTCTATCGACGCGACTGAGCAGTTGGCGGCAGCGTCCTGGGGTGTTTCCGCGTTCGCCCTGGGCCTTGGCAGCACGCCGTTCGGGTGCTGTCGGGGCCGTGGATCTGGTGTGATCGCGCCCCAACGAGGTCGCGCCGCGAAGTCGTCCAGTTCACAAATGAGCCTATGGCGTGGCCGAACAGAGCGGCCGCCCCAAGATGCTGGGGCCAACGCGATGCCGTCGCATAGACTGTCCGGAATCGGCCTGCAAGGGCCGCCATTGCCGTAGCTGCCATCGTCCGGTAACGGCGGAGAAGGGGTATCGGCAGCTGCCGACGACATCGTCGAGTAGGTAGCTTCACTAGACCGAGACGTGCAGGTGGTCCCAATGGCCACCGATGACGTCGGCTGGGTTGTACCGGCCGCCGCCGTCGTAGGGTCGCCATCCTTCGTCGGCTCGGGCGACCGACCAGATCTTTCCTTGCCAGATGAGGTAGGCGACGCCGAGGGTGCGGGCGTTGGTTTGGAGCCAGTTCGTGACGCGCCAGCCGAGGTCGAGGGCGGGGCCGGTGGCGCGGGTGCCGATGGGGTTGCCGAAGGTACCGTCGCAGGCCCGGCCGTGGGGGTGGTCGGAGACGGGGTTGTCGGAGCGCCAGCATGACCACTGCGAGGTCGGGAACTGACGTCGGGCCTGGCCGAGGACGTAGGCCATGCGGGCGGTGATCCGACCGCCGGTAGTGGGGTCGTCGACGAGGCGGTTGGGGTTGCCGCCGGGGAAA from Nocardioides sambongensis includes:
- a CDS encoding ArdC-like ssDNA-binding domain-containing protein, which gives rise to MDALQERLAAAVTDLVGGEDWRRALEFAARFRSRSFNNTLLIYVQHAAAYEAGRVPDPVPSYVAGFRQWKTLGRSVDKGQSGYQILAPVTARYASVQPGIKGSWRRLSRGERPGPGETVRSRLVGLRPAYVWDVSQTSGEPIPKRPLPRVLSGAAPDCLIDGLAAQISTAGFQLHRVSDARAIGGANGLTDHAQRVVSVRTDMDPAAQAKTLAHELAHALMHDPANAATSDDNGSGNDLGDGRLHRGIAEVEAESVALMVGAAHGMDTTDYTVPYVSAWAHSVPDKAPTEVVQATAERVRSTAVQILDGLDTLQAGGGDPPGLHRESPRTGQVASRTAEVAAPDLVNL
- a CDS encoding helix-turn-helix domain-containing protein, with protein sequence MPATDHHRITCNLGELLADRGMTLAALAEATGVTVANLSVLKNNRARAIRFSTLTAVCDALSCTPGDLLETQDV